From a region of the bacterium genome:
- a CDS encoding zinc-binding dehydrogenase, whose protein sequence is MKAAIFRRHGGPEVLETAESPDPSPRPNEVVLSIKACALNHLDVWVRQGIPGARIPMPHVLGSDVCGVTGTGDLAVVAPGAGCRVCEACLAGKESLCDHYQLLGFQRQGGYAEKIAVDSRDVIPVSKKLTPVEWAAVPLVFLTAWHMLVTRAKLQAGETVLIHAAGSGIGSAAIQIAKYLGSRVITTASTDAKLSKAKSLGADDGINYAKEPNFSKAVMELTQGRGVDVVFEHIGGEVFAESVDSLAKEGRLVFCGATTGDTATIVLRQAYLRHLTFHGSFMGGRGELLQILKLVETGSLRPVVDSTFPLERARAAHEKMLSRDVFGKIVLQIP, encoded by the coding sequence ATGAAGGCGGCGATTTTCAGGCGGCATGGCGGGCCGGAGGTCTTGGAGACGGCGGAGTCGCCGGATCCGAGTCCGCGGCCGAACGAGGTCGTTCTCTCCATCAAGGCCTGCGCGCTGAATCATCTTGATGTTTGGGTCCGGCAGGGGATCCCGGGTGCGCGGATTCCGATGCCGCACGTCTTGGGCTCCGACGTCTGCGGGGTCACCGGAACGGGCGATCTCGCCGTCGTCGCCCCGGGCGCGGGTTGCCGCGTGTGCGAGGCCTGTCTCGCGGGCAAGGAGAGCCTCTGCGACCATTATCAACTCCTCGGATTTCAGAGGCAGGGCGGTTATGCGGAGAAGATAGCCGTGGATTCACGGGACGTGATCCCCGTCTCGAAAAAACTGACCCCCGTCGAGTGGGCGGCCGTGCCCCTCGTATTTCTCACGGCCTGGCACATGCTGGTGACGCGGGCGAAGCTCCAAGCCGGCGAGACCGTCCTCATCCACGCCGCCGGCAGCGGCATCGGGAGCGCGGCGATCCAGATCGCGAAATATCTGGGCTCGCGCGTGATCACGACGGCCTCGACGGACGCCAAACTCTCCAAAGCCAAGTCCTTGGGCGCAGACGATGGAATCAACTACGCGAAGGAGCCGAATTTTTCGAAGGCGGTGATGGAGCTCACCCAGGGGCGGGGCGTCGACGTGGTCTTTGAACATATCGGAGGAGAAGTTTTTGCCGAAAGCGTCGACTCGCTTGCCAAGGAGGGGCGCCTGGTTTTCTGCGGCGCGACCACGGGCGATACGGCGACGATCGTCCTCCGGCAGGCCTACCTCCGTCACCTCACATTCCATGGAAGCTTCATGGGTGGCCGCGGCGAACTCCTCCAAATCCTGAAGCTCGTGGAAACCGGCAGCCTCAGGCCCGTCGTCGATTCGACGTTCCCGCTGGAGCGGGCCCGGGCGGCTCATGAAAAGATGCTTTCGCGCGATGTGTTCGGGAAAATTGTGCTTCAAATCCCCTGA